The segment TTTAATTTGTGAGGGGTTTCTATGATTTTCTTTTGTAATATGTTGTTATCTTTGTTTTTTTCAGTAAAATCACATGGATTGGTATCTCTGTAATGGTATGGAGGATCTTGTTGTCCCCAGAAATCAAGAATTAGAAGATAATATCCCTTCCCCAGAAAGTTGGTCAAAATGGGAATTCAGCCCTCCTGAAAATTTTAACGATGAATGCTTTGGCGTGGATACGAATTTAAGTGGTGGTAAACCCAAGTTTAGCGGCAAATTATGCCCCGATGTAGCTGGTGTTAAGGATCCATCGACCTGTTCGAGTGTATATGGAGGTTTCTTGAATCAGGGTCACATTTCTCAACAGCAGACGGATTACCAGCTCCACGATTTCGGCAGATTCGAGCAGCTCGATGACATATTCTTGTACTAAGCTTAACTCCTGGAATTACCTTTCTTGCCTGTGGGAAaatcatatagttatgaataaCAGATGCTCGGACATCCCATGATAATTGAAGGGTTTGGAAGGTCCGGTCTATATAATTCTGTTAAAAACTATTTGTTCTTCATTGAAATAAATAGCCACCATTGCAACTGGTTAGAAGTTGGCTGTTCTTCTTAATATGTTCTCTTTTATGCTATGGTTAGAAGTGTTTTATAACATAGGTTAGCCGTTCAATATTCCATGGGATGTTCGGATTTACTTTCGGTTTCGATGTTTTACCTTTGAGATCATATGGTTCTTGTCTTTTCAAATCATCACTCTCTTTGGATTTCTCCATATTGCAGGGGTTCCTTACTGGAAGATCCTACTTGGAGTGAAGATCTTCAAAAATCGTTTTGCTTTTCTCCTGAGTACGAGTGCGAGATGATGGCAACTGATCATGTTCTGGAAGATGTAAGTTTGGATTTTCAAAGTATTTGAAGCAATGAACATAGCATGGAAACAAGCATAGTATCTCAAAACTTGTACGTTTCGTACCGTGCAAGTTCTGAGCTTGAATTGGCTGATGGTAAAGCTGAGATTTTTCCGTCCATCTTTTCACCAATGAACCAAATATATATTGAATACTAGGCTAGCCTTCTGTCTGTTATTAATACATGTATGTTGCAGATGTTTATTGTATATATAACCTAAATGCCCTGCATCTACTCTGGTCTTGCGTAAGAGAAAGAGCATCAACCCTTAGTAATAGAGGAGTAATCCGAGCCTTTTATTCGTTTCATAAGATTTTTTTCTCTAAACTAGCCTAGGCCGCAAAAGATATTTTGCAGGCTTTTATGGCTATATGTTTTTAGTTCAGTTGAAAAATGGATTCCGTGTTCTTGAAATTACTTTTGTCAAAATAAACTCCCTTGGTGAATCCGATGCAGCAGCTTCAAAGAACCTCTAGAAATATCCAGGGCAATCTGCCATACATACATTGCATCATCCTATGCttatattatgaaatttaatGTAGTTTTGGAGTTTATGAGATTAACTAATGAATGTAACTTCTGTACAAGGCATCTTTTGCCAAAATCTTGGTTCCTCCTGAACAGATAACTGCAAACGGACTTGTCTCAAAAGGAATGTCACTTGAAGAATCGGTTTTGAAGGAGCTTGAAAAGGTGACGGCTCAGGTAAAAGACTAAACAAATGCATACATCTACTCATCAACGATTTTTATAAAAACAACtgcttataaaaattttcatattttgatttGTTCAGCTGTCTGATAAGACTCGAATTTGCTTCCGAGATGCATTTTACCGTCTTGCCAAGAACTCGAAACAGAATCCTGTAGCATTAAACCAACAAGGAAACCTCCATGTTCGAACTCATTCTCCGAAGTGGACAATCTCAGAGGAGAAAATAAGGCAAACTTTTACTACGATTTggagtaattttatgtttttttcttaTGTTAAACTTCCTTCTTCCGGTCCCGAGTTGCATGAACATGGTACTCttggccctt is part of the Gossypium arboreum isolate Shixiya-1 chromosome 5, ASM2569848v2, whole genome shotgun sequence genome and harbors:
- the LOC108450451 gene encoding protein LNK3 isoform X2; this translates as MDWYLCNGMEDLVVPRNQELEDNIPSPESWSKWEFSPPENFNDECFGVDTNLSGGKPKFSGKLCPDVAGVKDPSTCSSVYGGFLNQGHISQQQTDYQLHDFGRFEQLDDIFLGSLLEDPTWSEDLQKSFCFSPEYECEMMATDHVLEDITANGLVSKGMSLEESVLKELEKVTAQLSDKTRICFRDAFYRLAKNSKQNPVALNQQGNLHVRTHSPKWTISEEKIRSGKKETTESETNTIDRTIANLTFDKMDMNVRDFPVCHTQQL
- the LOC108450451 gene encoding protein LNK3 isoform X1, which produces MDWYLCNGMEDLVVPRNQELEDNIPSPESWSKWEFSPPENFNDECFGVDTNLSGGKPKFSGKLCPDVAGVKDPSTCSSVYGGFLNQGHISQQQTDYQLHDFGRFEQLDDIFLGSLLEDPTWSEDLQKSFCFSPEYECEMMATDHVLEDASFAKILVPPEQITANGLVSKGMSLEESVLKELEKVTAQLSDKTRICFRDAFYRLAKNSKQNPVALNQQGNLHVRTHSPKWTISEEKIRSGKKETTESETNTIDRTIANLTFDKMDMNVRDFPVCHTQQL
- the LOC108450451 gene encoding protein LNK3 isoform X3, translated to MLGHPMIIEGFGRGSLLEDPTWSEDLQKSFCFSPEYECEMMATDHVLEDASFAKILVPPEQITANGLVSKGMSLEESVLKELEKVTAQLSDKTRICFRDAFYRLAKNSKQNPVALNQQGNLHVRTHSPKWTISEEKIRSGKKETTESETNTIDRTIANLTFDKMDMNVRDFPVCHTQQL